A portion of the Calothrix sp. 336/3 genome contains these proteins:
- a CDS encoding ABC exporter membrane fusion protein, with protein MVSINWRPKNHLPWIFVGAGCLLAIAGGIVYQQSNHRPVEAIPLSNTVKTDKISALGRLEPEGETIQVFAPTSIDGARVERLLVSHGQQIRKGDAIAFLDTYPRREAAWQEARQQVEVAKSQLAQVQAGAKAGDIRAQREKVRQIQAELTTETASQRAVIARILAERDTEIAAQKAAIARLQAEVKNAALEDRRYQALYIEGAVAETVRDRNHLAWETTQQQLNEARANLQRIQSSKQEQIQEARGNLQRIISSRQQQLSGAAATLDAIAEVRPVDVTAAKMRISQAQASVKRAKAELDLAVVRSPQDGRVLKIHTRPGEMVGSQGIISLGQTQRMVAVAEVYELDISPVKVGQTATVTSKNNAFADVLRGEVTEVGLEIGKKDVLNTDPAAQFDARVVEVKVLLDEVSSRKVAGLTNLSIQVEINTQM; from the coding sequence ATGGTCAGCATTAATTGGAGACCGAAAAACCACTTACCCTGGATTTTCGTAGGTGCAGGCTGTTTGTTGGCGATCGCTGGAGGAATAGTCTACCAGCAATCGAATCATCGTCCTGTAGAGGCAATTCCCTTGTCTAATACCGTCAAAACAGACAAGATTTCGGCATTGGGACGGTTGGAACCCGAAGGTGAAACAATTCAAGTATTTGCCCCCACATCGATTGATGGGGCAAGGGTTGAGCGTTTACTTGTCAGTCACGGACAGCAAATTCGCAAAGGAGATGCGATCGCCTTTCTCGATACCTACCCTCGTAGAGAAGCTGCATGGCAAGAAGCCCGACAACAAGTAGAAGTGGCAAAGTCCCAGCTTGCCCAGGTACAAGCGGGGGCGAAAGCGGGAGATATTCGAGCGCAACGAGAGAAAGTCCGACAAATTCAGGCGGAATTGACCACAGAAACTGCTTCTCAGCGAGCAGTAATTGCCCGCATCCTTGCCGAACGGGACACCGAAATAGCAGCTCAGAAAGCAGCGATCGCTCGTTTGCAAGCAGAGGTGAAGAATGCAGCACTCGAAGATAGAAGGTATCAGGCTTTGTATATCGAAGGTGCAGTGGCAGAAACAGTCCGCGATCGCAACCATTTGGCTTGGGAGACAACCCAGCAGCAGTTGAACGAAGCTAGAGCGAATTTGCAAAGGATTCAAAGTAGTAAACAGGAGCAAATTCAGGAAGCACGGGGGAATTTGCAAAGGATTATTTCCTCCCGTCAGCAGCAACTTTCTGGAGCCGCAGCTACCTTGGATGCGATTGCCGAAGTCCGTCCCGTGGATGTGACAGCAGCAAAAATGCGGATTAGTCAAGCTCAAGCTAGTGTTAAGCGTGCCAAAGCCGAATTAGATTTAGCTGTAGTGCGATCACCCCAAGATGGTCGGGTGTTGAAAATCCATACCCGTCCCGGTGAGATGGTGGGTAGTCAGGGGATTATTAGTTTGGGTCAGACTCAACGCATGGTTGCAGTTGCGGAAGTATACGAACTCGATATTAGCCCGGTAAAAGTCGGGCAAACAGCTACAGTTACGAGTAAGAATAATGCCTTTGCTGATGTGTTACGTGGTGAAGTTACGGAAGTGGGGTTGGAAATTGGTAAAAAAGATGTATTGAATACTGACCCCGCAGCCCAATTTGATGCGCGGGTGGTGGAAGTGAAAGTTTTACTTGATGAAGTATCCAGCCGCAAAGTGGCAGGACTGACAAATTTGAGTATTCAGGTTGAGATTAATACACAAATGTAG
- a CDS encoding PadR family transcriptional regulator → MALKHTILAFLSRQPLSGYDVAKEFAEGFGSCFWKASQQQVYAELGKLEQQGLITYEAIPQPGRLDKKIYAIAKPGEKELTDWLTKPSEPTAMREDLGVIGLAGHLVSKQVVIAEITRRRQLHAEKAQQVRQMDEHFAKHIGSLELKDLYMHLIIRRAIRYQEDWVAWCDEALDAIAFA, encoded by the coding sequence ATGGCACTCAAGCACACAATCTTAGCTTTCTTATCGCGTCAACCCCTGAGCGGTTATGATGTGGCGAAGGAATTTGCAGAGGGGTTTGGTAGTTGCTTTTGGAAAGCCAGCCAGCAGCAGGTTTACGCGGAACTGGGGAAATTGGAACAGCAAGGACTGATCACCTATGAAGCGATTCCCCAGCCAGGACGACTAGATAAAAAAATTTATGCGATCGCCAAACCTGGAGAAAAAGAACTTACTGACTGGTTAACCAAACCATCCGAACCAACGGCAATGCGGGAAGATTTGGGGGTAATCGGATTAGCTGGACATTTGGTATCAAAACAGGTAGTGATAGCAGAAATTACCAGACGACGGCAATTACATGCAGAAAAAGCCCAACAAGTACGACAAATGGATGAACATTTTGCCAAACATATTGGTTCCCTGGAATTGAAAGATTTATATATGCATCTAATTATTCGCAGAGCCATCCGCTATCAAGAAGATTGGGTGGCTTGGTGTGATGAAGCACTGGACGCGATCGCGTTCGCGTAG
- a CDS encoding DUF6753 family protein, with amino-acid sequence MSKPQTPDDLLAEALRGKSDDFKRRVLDFVSKTGLSQDDPLFLVLVATGQLEVMLSDAPQTLQLLFQTWNQDLAHNLEQVEQVAIARQKVAINRAAQELIHESLLREGRNIINSVFPATVVFFFIFAIGFIAGVSIPPWLNGFLSGGYTQVEANTLTWDELSAMKWAASSEGKFARDLMNWNRGYLENRECIKDVQRLGVVLSQYNRKAKSGFCLVWVTPPDKRK; translated from the coding sequence ATGAGTAAACCTCAAACCCCTGATGATTTGTTGGCTGAAGCATTGAGGGGAAAGAGCGACGATTTTAAACGTCGGGTTTTAGATTTTGTTTCAAAAACTGGACTGTCCCAGGATGACCCCTTATTTCTAGTTTTGGTTGCGACTGGACAATTGGAAGTCATGTTATCAGATGCACCGCAGACTTTACAATTGCTGTTTCAAACATGGAACCAAGATTTAGCCCATAATTTAGAGCAAGTTGAACAGGTTGCGATCGCACGTCAAAAGGTTGCTATTAATCGCGCAGCACAAGAACTAATTCACGAATCTTTATTACGTGAGGGTCGAAATATTATTAATTCGGTTTTTCCTGCTACTGTTGTTTTCTTTTTCATCTTTGCGATCGGTTTCATTGCAGGTGTGTCGATTCCTCCTTGGTTGAATGGGTTCTTGTCTGGGGGATATACGCAAGTAGAAGCCAATACTCTGACATGGGATGAATTATCAGCAATGAAATGGGCTGCATCCAGTGAAGGGAAATTTGCCAGAGACTTGATGAATTGGAATCGCGGGTATTTGGAAAACAGGGAATGCATCAAAGATGTTCAACGATTAGGTGTGGTTTTATCCCAATACAATCGCAAAGCAAAGTCAGGATTTTGTCTTGTTTGGGTGACTCCACCGGATAAACGGAAATAA
- a CDS encoding AAA family ATPase, with protein MSTRRDKKKNNSLFDESRLVNQSTIIDDRDKSDIEPQEIDGNEIKQESTNNPSDEVVAQTTIDDWQQEIDGNILLKEALEGGEINGNHQLSQPILENNFPVFKTNQSKKPTTIHIIDGEKGGCGKSFICRAFIEYCNSTARDMMIIDADTSNRDIEKIYPNVEMAFFSDDEKQAYEADKIFDFAFDKSVLVNLPAQVYGNVTNWIQRNDLVNLGKDNSISFIKWFVATGGVDSVNFFLKSLDDFGNDITHVFVKNYGLCDNWEYVETMPEFIDAARKYNFYVIDFPKFPFWERNTIDRLAITFTDAVSCPELKIVSKQRVRNFLKFAYQAFATTGLIE; from the coding sequence ATGAGTACGAGAAGAGATAAAAAGAAAAATAACTCCTTATTTGATGAGAGCAGGCTGGTAAATCAGAGTACTATTATTGATGATCGGGATAAATCTGATATCGAACCGCAAGAAATTGATGGGAATGAAATTAAGCAGGAATCAACAAATAACCCGTCTGACGAAGTAGTAGCGCAAACCACAATTGATGATTGGCAACAAGAGATTGATGGAAATATTTTACTAAAAGAGGCATTAGAAGGAGGTGAAATAAATGGAAATCATCAACTTTCACAACCAATATTAGAAAATAACTTCCCTGTTTTCAAAACGAATCAATCTAAAAAGCCAACAACAATCCACATTATCGATGGGGAGAAAGGGGGATGCGGTAAATCGTTTATTTGTCGAGCTTTTATCGAATACTGTAATTCTACTGCTCGTGACATGATGATTATCGATGCGGATACAAGTAACCGAGATATCGAGAAAATTTACCCGAATGTGGAGATGGCTTTCTTTAGTGATGATGAGAAACAAGCTTATGAGGCAGATAAAATCTTTGATTTTGCTTTTGATAAGTCTGTGCTAGTTAACTTACCTGCTCAAGTATATGGCAATGTCACAAACTGGATACAACGCAATGATTTAGTCAATTTAGGTAAGGATAATTCCATCAGTTTTATCAAATGGTTTGTTGCGACTGGTGGTGTCGATTCTGTTAATTTTTTCCTCAAATCATTAGATGATTTTGGCAATGATATTACCCATGTATTTGTTAAAAATTATGGCTTATGTGATAACTGGGAATACGTGGAGACAATGCCTGAATTTATCGATGCGGCTCGTAAGTATAACTTTTATGTCATCGATTTTCCTAAATTTCCTTTTTGGGAACGCAATACCATTGACCGTTTAGCAATTACATTTACAGATGCGGTTTCCTGTCCCGAATTAAAGATAGTGTCGAAGCAAAGGGTAAGGAATTTTCTCAAGTTTGCTTATCAAGCTTTTGCAACAACAGGTTTAATTGAATGA
- a CDS encoding ParM/StbA family protein, translated as MTQRRNKSSPELILALDFGGSATKGIYSGLDMMIPKSLLMEPEVVKISPDSTIGETLGATDPENAVWISYTGQTLAVGYLAKSKYYGNEGLKELKYERAVAKTLAAIWVTSQKLKLGAKFRVALVCLLPPGEFENKESFHQQLKATLADFTTPTGRMRVELFEFKCLPEGAGIYLAYQKQQGKIITTKAIAFAMLGYRNASVLIAERGIIAADGKTSDLGMIRLLEKVVARTSGQTTSQLAPAIVAAGSDISGTPFLRLLRSTNNANKQQELMQIQQAVKLARSEYAAVLTSWLDQVISRNQITEILFCGGTADYMRRELNSHYPGMPCLWGVGADIPQQIDSFGLGSRLADVYSVFLYFWEKVNYGRTN; from the coding sequence ATGACTCAACGCAGAAATAAATCCTCTCCAGAATTAATCTTAGCTTTGGACTTTGGGGGAAGTGCAACCAAAGGAATTTATTCTGGATTGGATATGATGATTCCCAAATCATTACTGATGGAACCAGAGGTTGTGAAAATTTCTCCAGATTCAACAATTGGTGAAACTCTAGGAGCAACAGATCCAGAAAATGCTGTATGGATAAGCTACACGGGTCAAACCTTGGCTGTGGGTTATTTAGCTAAGAGCAAATATTATGGCAACGAGGGATTGAAGGAACTCAAATACGAGCGTGCAGTAGCCAAAACCTTGGCTGCGATTTGGGTGACATCACAAAAACTGAAATTGGGTGCAAAATTCCGAGTTGCATTGGTTTGTTTGTTACCACCGGGGGAGTTCGAGAACAAGGAGAGTTTTCACCAACAGCTAAAAGCCACACTCGCAGACTTCACCACACCTACGGGGAGAATGCGTGTGGAATTATTTGAATTCAAATGTTTACCTGAAGGAGCAGGAATTTACTTGGCTTACCAGAAACAGCAAGGAAAAATCATCACCACAAAAGCAATTGCATTTGCCATGCTGGGTTACAGGAATGCATCGGTGTTGATTGCAGAAAGGGGAATCATTGCCGCAGATGGAAAAACTTCTGATTTGGGAATGATTCGACTGTTAGAAAAAGTTGTAGCAAGAACTTCGGGACAAACGACTTCCCAACTTGCTCCTGCGATAGTTGCTGCTGGAAGCGATATCTCTGGTACACCATTTTTACGCTTACTTAGAAGCACTAATAACGCAAATAAACAGCAGGAGTTAATGCAAATTCAACAAGCTGTAAAACTTGCTCGGAGTGAATATGCTGCCGTACTCACAAGTTGGTTAGACCAAGTAATTTCCCGCAATCAAATTACAGAAATTCTATTTTGTGGGGGAACGGCAGATTATATGAGAAGGGAATTAAATTCTCATTATCCTGGAATGCCTTGTTTGTGGGGAGTTGGTGCAGATATCCCCCAACAAATTGATAGTTTTGGGTTAGGAAGTCGATTGGCTGATGTTTACAGTGTATTTTTGTACTTTTGGGAAAAAGTAAATTATGGGCGAACAAATTGA
- the mobV gene encoding MobV family relaxase — MAFAICRIQKIKSWGTLSRSQAHTLRLVDTPNANPEIKNLELIGNNTNLGLETLVREKIGSQKIRSDAVLAVEMLLSASPEYFRPNAPHEGGIYEQQRLDDFVDAVVKWLKKSWGDRIVQAELHLDEITPHIHAYLVPLDERGKLNCKALFGTRVKMYELQDSFTAAVAHLGIVRGVKGSVATHEKVRKYYSAVNQSSQILDWERLIPQPEPQESCDKYRQRVIELLNPQLEIINCQLSERDRILQQKAEWKETASRSEELRQRLEKELRVLKLEQQNLPLEAIAYELEINPNKQFYGDALDLVMGINKCNFDDAVIWLRDRFGETQTLQAVHNHAITQAVKIIRQNLPQPFIPPSNSPSHWQEFEDYLRQQYLIPSQLSQALRKRDLIYADDAGNGVFIARNLDGERTGAYLLFGKDKKQFQMYPESRRSKGWFHLSVGGTNTKSPQIAILVSSPIDALHAISQNAPHQQRTFYLVWDDNHAPFPLELLKKIPKVIVAIPSEQSFTKAKQLLPHATKQVVVSPLDAKQFSGR, encoded by the coding sequence ATGGCTTTTGCAATTTGTCGCATCCAGAAAATAAAATCCTGGGGAACTCTGAGTCGTAGCCAAGCACATACACTTCGACTGGTTGATACACCTAATGCCAACCCGGAAATCAAAAATTTAGAATTAATTGGAAATAATACAAATCTTGGCTTAGAAACTTTAGTGCGGGAAAAAATCGGCTCTCAGAAAATTCGCTCTGACGCAGTGTTAGCAGTGGAAATGTTGTTGAGTGCGAGTCCAGAATATTTTCGTCCCAATGCACCGCACGAAGGTGGGATTTATGAGCAACAGCGTTTAGATGATTTTGTTGATGCGGTTGTGAAATGGCTGAAAAAGTCTTGGGGCGATCGCATAGTTCAAGCAGAGTTACATCTAGATGAAATTACACCCCATATCCACGCTTATCTCGTACCTTTGGATGAACGGGGAAAACTCAATTGCAAAGCTCTGTTTGGGACTAGAGTGAAAATGTACGAGTTGCAGGATAGTTTTACTGCTGCTGTTGCACATTTGGGAATTGTCCGTGGTGTCAAGGGAAGTGTGGCAACCCACGAGAAAGTCAGAAAGTATTATTCTGCCGTTAACCAAAGTTCTCAGATTCTCGACTGGGAACGTTTGATTCCCCAACCTGAACCGCAAGAAAGCTGTGATAAATATAGACAAAGAGTAATTGAGCTATTGAATCCCCAGTTGGAGATAATCAATTGCCAACTTTCGGAGCGCGATCGCATCCTCCAGCAAAAAGCGGAGTGGAAAGAAACTGCGTCCAGAAGTGAAGAGTTGCGACAGAGACTAGAAAAGGAATTGAGGGTACTAAAGCTCGAACAGCAAAATTTACCATTGGAAGCGATCGCTTATGAACTTGAAATCAATCCCAACAAGCAATTTTATGGTGATGCACTTGACTTGGTGATGGGAATAAACAAGTGTAATTTCGATGATGCGGTGATTTGGTTGCGCGATCGCTTTGGCGAAACCCAGACGCTGCAAGCTGTTCATAATCATGCAATTACCCAAGCTGTAAAAATTATTCGGCAGAATTTGCCACAACCATTTATCCCACCTTCCAATTCCCCTTCCCATTGGCAAGAATTTGAGGATTATTTGAGACAGCAATATTTAATTCCATCTCAACTCTCACAGGCTTTACGAAAAAGAGATTTGATATATGCAGATGATGCTGGGAACGGAGTATTTATCGCTCGCAACCTAGATGGAGAAAGGACAGGAGCTTATTTATTATTCGGAAAAGACAAAAAGCAATTTCAGATGTACCCAGAAAGCAGACGCTCAAAGGGTTGGTTCCATTTGAGTGTCGGAGGCACTAACACGAAATCACCACAAATTGCTATTTTAGTTTCTTCTCCCATCGATGCACTGCACGCAATCTCCCAAAACGCACCCCACCAGCAACGAACATTTTATCTCGTCTGGGATGACAACCACGCACCGTTCCCCTTGGAACTGCTCAAAAAAATCCCCAAAGTCATCGTTGCAATTCCATCCGAACAAAGTTTTACTAAAGCCAAACAACTTCTACCCCACGCAACCAAACAAGTTGTAGTATCTCCGCTCGACGCAAAGCAGTTTTCTGGAAGATGA
- a CDS encoding HNH endonuclease: MTVNDATRKLVRERAKYLCEYCHALEEASAALFAIDHIIPQSFPNSSDEPDNLALACQRCNGYRYNFTTGIDPETGKNIPIFNPRKQKWSDHFIWSADSLRIIGVTETGRATCSRLDLNDDRHNDGSIVKARRLWVKGGWHPPEDDPQLQNED; encoded by the coding sequence ATGACTGTTAATGATGCAACCAGAAAGTTAGTTAGGGAAAGGGCGAAGTACCTATGTGAATATTGCCACGCTTTGGAAGAAGCAAGTGCGGCTTTGTTCGCGATCGACCACATTATTCCCCAATCGTTTCCGAATTCATCGGATGAGCCTGATAATTTAGCGTTAGCGTGTCAGCGTTGTAACGGCTATCGCTACAATTTTACGACTGGTATCGACCCAGAAACTGGGAAAAATATCCCTATTTTTAATCCCCGCAAACAAAAATGGTCAGACCATTTTATCTGGTCGGCAGATAGTTTGAGGATTATTGGTGTCACTGAAACGGGGAGAGCTACTTGCAGTCGCTTGGATTTGAATGACGATCGCCATAACGATGGTTCAATTGTAAAAGCGCGTCGGCTTTGGGTAAAAGGCGGTTGGCATCCACCAGAAGATGACCCACAGCTTCAAAATGAGGATTAG
- a CDS encoding class I SAM-dependent methyltransferase — protein MTLYDRIGENYTQTRKCDYRIADKILEILSFCQATTIVDIGAGTGSYALYLAERDCNVFAVEPSATMRSQAISHPRIKWIDGYAEKLPLSDRAVNAAIVILAFHHFQDYRQALREMVRVVGDGQIILFTYDPAMISRFWLSEYFPTLVEDVESTFVPIPQLTQEMERICDSAVNLIPFELPQDLSDSFAAVGWSRPELYLENGIRSGISSFAKMNKKELETGLSKLRDDLITGMWEQKYGYLRQLGQYDVGYRFIHTSISIS, from the coding sequence ATGACACTCTACGATCGAATTGGGGAAAATTACACTCAAACCAGAAAATGCGACTACCGTATCGCAGATAAAATACTGGAAATTTTGTCATTTTGCCAAGCTACCACAATTGTCGATATTGGTGCGGGTACAGGTTCCTACGCCCTTTACCTTGCCGAACGTGATTGTAATGTTTTCGCTGTCGAACCATCGGCAACAATGCGAAGCCAAGCAATTTCCCATCCCAGGATTAAATGGATTGACGGATATGCGGAGAAGTTACCATTATCAGATCGGGCTGTAAATGCAGCCATTGTGATTTTAGCTTTCCACCACTTTCAAGATTATCGTCAAGCATTGCGGGAAATGGTTCGAGTTGTAGGTGACGGTCAAATAATTTTGTTTACCTACGATCCAGCGATGATTTCTCGTTTTTGGTTGTCAGAATATTTTCCTACGCTCGTCGAAGATGTTGAATCTACATTTGTGCCAATTCCCCAATTAACCCAGGAGATGGAAAGGATTTGCGATAGTGCGGTTAACCTAATCCCCTTCGAGTTACCGCAAGATTTATCCGATTCGTTTGCCGCAGTTGGTTGGTCGCGACCGGAATTATATTTGGAAAATGGGATTCGCAGTGGTATTTCCTCATTTGCCAAGATGAACAAAAAGGAATTAGAAACAGGTTTATCCAAGCTGCGGGATGATTTAATTACAGGGATGTGGGAGCAGAAATACGGCTATTTGCGCCAGTTAGGGCAGTATGATGTCGGATATCGCTTTATTCACACTTCGATTTCTATCAGTTGA
- a CDS encoding Crp/Fnr family transcriptional regulator: MYETLDAFVRRIFPQFQLDYRQLQPFLETRKLEKGEFVVREGDICDFVGLTIKGCLRTFFLKDNKELTLFFQPEGLTFGDYESWQRQQPACFSCQAIENSQVLLIKEKALAVLENLPDGQKFLRLIVEDLAFQLRDRLMSLYRDSSEQRYLHFLQTEPNLLQRIPQHYLASHLGIEPESLSRLKRRVHERSKFSD; the protein is encoded by the coding sequence ATGTACGAAACCTTAGATGCATTTGTTAGGCGGATTTTTCCCCAATTTCAACTAGACTATCGGCAACTTCAACCTTTTTTAGAAACAAGGAAATTGGAAAAGGGAGAATTTGTTGTTAGAGAAGGTGATATTTGTGATTTTGTTGGTTTGACAATTAAAGGCTGTTTGAGAACCTTTTTTCTGAAAGATAACAAAGAACTTACACTGTTTTTTCAACCAGAAGGGTTGACATTTGGTGACTATGAAAGCTGGCAACGTCAACAACCAGCTTGTTTTTCCTGCCAAGCCATCGAAAATTCCCAGGTATTACTTATTAAAGAAAAAGCACTGGCTGTTTTGGAAAATTTACCAGACGGTCAGAAATTTTTGCGACTAATCGTCGAGGATTTAGCATTTCAATTACGCGATCGCTTAATGTCCCTATATCGAGATTCTTCCGAACAGCGTTATCTTCATTTTCTGCAAACCGAACCAAATTTATTACAGCGCATTCCCCAACATTATTTAGCCTCCCATCTGGGTATCGAGCCGGAATCCCTCAGTCGCTTGAAGCGTCGAGTCCACGAGCGGAGTAAATTCAGCGATTGA
- a CDS encoding ester cyclase produces MLSEQNLGENQLAKNKALILKFYETFDRQDIEAARELMSSDIVGRGLDGSSLQGKDDFIKYGMTMFIAFPDGRHVFEEAIAEANKIVTRGIFSGTHQGELMGIPPTGKPVNFSVVHIDRVIDGKIVEHWGQGDTFAMMKQLGIA; encoded by the coding sequence ATGCTATCGGAACAGAATTTAGGGGAAAATCAATTAGCAAAAAATAAAGCATTAATCCTCAAATTTTATGAAACCTTCGATCGACAAGATATCGAAGCTGCAAGAGAATTGATGTCATCCGATATTGTTGGTCGAGGGTTGGATGGAAGTTCTCTCCAAGGGAAGGATGACTTTATCAAGTATGGAATGACAATGTTTATCGCCTTTCCAGACGGTCGTCATGTATTTGAGGAAGCGATCGCCGAAGCCAATAAGATTGTCACCCGTGGTATTTTTAGCGGGACTCATCAAGGGGAATTAATGGGGATTCCCCCCACAGGAAAGCCAGTCAATTTTTCTGTCGTTCATATCGATCGCGTTATCGACGGCAAAATTGTCGAGCATTGGGGTCAAGGTGATACTTTCGCAATGATGAAACAATTAGGTATTGCGTGA